In Dermacentor albipictus isolate Rhodes 1998 colony chromosome 6, USDA_Dalb.pri_finalv2, whole genome shotgun sequence, the following proteins share a genomic window:
- the LOC139061429 gene encoding LOW QUALITY PROTEIN: uncharacterized protein (The sequence of the model RefSeq protein was modified relative to this genomic sequence to represent the inferred CDS: substituted 2 bases at 2 genomic stop codons), which translates to MLSAGNSVSAPGRGSSTPFFNEDASYKVVLPRLPTGNDVLNSIFLHADLSGRPYRAPDFRDALLEVVNTSDIVGVGQYQMSHVWMVTCASSAAKQTLLRVKGLKCMVIDPETKNIKLKLLWLPPHLEPRRVEEAFQAYGQVXSVEREAXRCTGMEQWVTTNREVSLVLKDTITVTSIPHIMSIYGHQCLVLIPGRPPLCLRCKRVGHVRRQCRTPRCLQCHRFGHSADACVSTYANKLRSGQYSADEPQLDHLMDSTEVVDATGETTGGIRDEDQETLKPTPTSHNSSSKTSEASGEDDSVCPPGLASLKEKPPDDKEDEEEAMDISKARKRPAPCNDEATECALQAPEKVSPSAQQTPSPGDNVPRRLYQRSQESGTKKSKVSKTTDLPVAKGSEIEKL; encoded by the exons ATGCTCTCTGCTGGAAACAGCGTATCGGCCCCAGGCCGAGGATCGTCGACCCCGTTTTTCAACGAAGATGCAAGCTACAAAGTTGTCCTCCCGCGTCTACCAACCGGTAACGATGTTTTGAATTCCATTTTCCTTCATGCGGACTTGAGTGGCAGACCATACCGTGCTCCCGACTTCCGAGACGCTCTGCTTGAGGTAGTGAATACTTCAGATATTGTAGGTGTCGGACAGTATCAAATGAGCCATGTATGGATGGTTACTTGCGCTAGTAGTGCGGCAAAACAGACTCTC CTCCGTGTCAAAGGGCTGAAGTGCATGGTGATAGATCCGGAGACTAAAAACATCAAGCTTAAATTACTATGGCTTCCACCTCACCTTGAACCACGACGCGTTGAGGAGGCGTTCCAGGCCTATGGTCAGGTGTAGTCGGTGGAGAGAGAAGCATAGAGATGCACTGGCATGGAACAGTGGGTGACAACAAACCGGgaggtttccttggtgctcaaAGACACTATCACGGTAACCTCAATACCGCACATTATGTCCATTTATGGACACCAGTGCCTCGTACTTATCCCCGGTAGGCCTCCTCTGTGCCTTCGTTGCAAGCGCGTGGGACACGTTCGACGACAATGCAGAACACCGAGATGTTTACAGTGCCATCGATTTGGTCACTCAGCGGACGCCTGCGTGTCCACCTACGCCAATAAGCTTCGTTCTGGGCAATATAGCGCAGACGAGCCACAACTGGACCACCTCATGGATTCTACAGAGGTAGTAGATGCCACCGGAGAGACTACAGGTGGCATTAGGGACGAGGACCAGGAGACCTTGAAGCCAACGCCAACCAGTCATAACAGCTCAAGTAAGACTAGCGAAGCTTCCGGCGAGGATGACTCAGTTTGCCCACCTGGCCTAGCAAGCCTTAAAGAAAAGCCCCCTGATGACAAGGAAGATgaggaagaggcgatggacatcAGCAAGGCCAGGAAACGTCCGGCACCATGCAATGACGAAGCAACAGAATGTGCACTACAGGCGCCCGAGAAAGTGTCTCCTAGTGCACAGCAAACTCCCTCTCCTGGTGATAATGTGCCCCGCCGGTTATATCAGCGTAGTCAGGAGAGTGGCACAAAGAAGTCCAAAGTGAGCAAGACCACAGATTTACCTGTGGCCAAGGGCAGTGAAATAGAAAAGCtttag